From the Solanum lycopersicum chromosome 10, SLM_r2.1 genome, one window contains:
- the LOC101263549 gene encoding cytochrome b561 and DOMON domain-containing protein At3g61750-like: MAMISRLLMLSLFIMLISLAQRKGMVKGFDEDAKALCSVNLAQFLPPPYGGLENMICQPVWNSYLLRYSQTKDNVVTIVLSTVYTTGWVGMGFSRDGKMINSSCMVGWVNPEGQGKIRQYYVEGLTPSKIKPEKGELPLTSVPPLVYLQGATIYLAFQLKYPNRLKNQPILLAFATKYPHHHHLTVHDDKTTILFDFSSGNSFDVSAGSNDYTSSRKTHGVLGILGWGLFCPFGAIFARYLKNQRSWYYFHVSAQFIGFILGFAGVVLGLQLHNKLQVHIPAHEGIGILVLVLSILQVLAFFLRPDRDSKYRKCWNLYHGWVGRIALFFAAINIVLGMHYAGAGEGWKIGYGFLLGMIMLVCIVLETLLRLKKLDDPTHLPTYPMNSI, encoded by the exons ATGGCTATGATTTCAAGATTATTGATGTTGTCATTGTTTATCATGTTAATCTCTTTGGCGCAGCGTAAAGGGATGGTTAAGGGCTTTGACGAAGATGCAAAAGCGCTTTGTAGTGTGAATCTTGCTCAATTTCTTCCTCCTCCTTATGGTGGTCTCGAAAATATGATCTGCCAACCTGTTTGGAATTCGTACCTCCTACGC TACTCACAGACGAAAGACAATGTTGTAACGATTGTGTTATCAACTGTATACACAACTGGATGGGTAGGTATGGGATTCTCGCGAGATGGAAAGATGATTAATTCGAGTTGTATGGTTGGTTGGGTGAATCCTGAAGGGCAGGGGAAAATCAGGCAATATTATGTTGAGGGCTTAACACCCTCGAAAATTAAACCTGAGAAAGGCGAGTTGCCACTGACAAGCGTTCCACCTCTCGTCTATCTACAAGGTGCTACGATATACTTAGCCTTCCAGCTGAAGTATCCGAATCGTCTCAAAAACCAACCAATCTTGCTAGCATTTGCTACTAAATATCCTCACCACCACCACCTTACTGTACATGATGATAAAACAACTATACTCTTCGACTTCTCTTCAG GTAATTCATTTGATGTTTCAGCTGGATCTAATGATTATACTAGCTCAAGGAAGACTCATGGGGTATTGGGAATACTGGGATGGGGACTGTTCTGCCCCTTTGGAGCGATTTTCGCGAGATATTTAAAGAACCAAAGATCATGGTATTACTTCCACGTGTCCGCTCAATTCATAGGATTCATATTAGGATTCGCGGGAGTGGTTCTTGGACTTCAACTTCACAACAAGCTGCAGGTTCATATTCCAGCACATGAAGGCATTGGGATTCTTGTTCTTGTGCTTAGCATTCTTCAG GTGTTAGCATTCTTTCTACGACCAGATAGAGACAGCAAATACCGCAAGTGTTGGAATTTGTATCATGGTTGGGTGGGGAGGATTGCcctcttctttgcagctataaACATAGTACTGGGAATGCATTATGCAGGCGCGGGGGAAGGCTGGAAAATAGGTTATGGATTTCTTCTTGGTATGATAATGCTGGTGTGTATCGTTCTTGAGACGTTGTTGAGGCTGAAGAAGCTGGACGACCCAACTCATCTTCCAACCTATCCCATGAATTCAATTTAG